The Armatimonadota bacterium genome includes a region encoding these proteins:
- the rsmB gene encoding 16S rRNA (cytosine(967)-C(5))-methyltransferase RsmB: protein MTSRPAVPAATPAREAAFAVLYRAEAAEAFVGALLFRTLARSSLSDADRALTTTIVLGVLRHRTRLDHALAALLARPLDTLPAAIRTALRMGAFEVMELDRVPAPAAVSEAVALARRHGHAGTAGLVNAVLRRLAAEGPAPPPDAGSDPVGHLSVVHSHPGWLVSRWVARWGMEEAQALLAANARPVPATLRVNTLRTTRDDLLGLLRAAGLDAGPGIVPEAMRVHGSLVGRLPLYDQGLCAPQDEGAMLVVHALADVAVSGSTVIDACAAPGGKSLHLAALMANRGRVLAVDVHPGKARALARRAAAFGATCVEVHNLDAHEIGVRWLEAADAVLVDAPCSGLGTVRRRPEIKWRLDERSPARCAEVQQAILRGVSGAVRPGGTLVYSVCSNEPEEGPDVVRGFLSEHPSFGFAPFAGTFPRSAGGCLVDGVEAGEVHLLPHLHGTDGFYIARLRRR from the coding sequence GTGACGAGTAGGCCGGCAGTCCCGGCGGCGACGCCCGCGCGCGAGGCCGCCTTCGCCGTGCTGTACCGCGCGGAGGCGGCCGAAGCATTTGTCGGCGCCCTGCTCTTTCGGACCCTGGCCCGCTCGTCATTGTCCGATGCCGATCGGGCGCTGACCACGACGATCGTGCTGGGGGTACTGCGCCACCGCACGCGGCTCGATCACGCGCTGGCCGCCTTGCTGGCGCGACCCCTGGACACGCTGCCGGCCGCGATTCGGACGGCCCTGCGCATGGGCGCCTTCGAGGTCATGGAGCTCGATCGCGTGCCCGCGCCTGCCGCCGTGTCCGAGGCCGTGGCACTGGCCCGCAGGCATGGACACGCCGGGACCGCGGGGCTGGTGAACGCGGTGCTGCGCCGCCTCGCCGCCGAAGGCCCGGCACCACCCCCGGACGCCGGATCGGACCCGGTAGGGCACCTCTCCGTGGTGCACTCGCATCCCGGCTGGCTGGTGAGCCGCTGGGTGGCCCGGTGGGGGATGGAAGAGGCGCAGGCGCTGCTGGCGGCCAACGCGCGCCCGGTGCCGGCGACCCTCCGGGTGAACACCCTGCGGACAACGCGGGACGATCTGTTGGGTCTGCTCCGTGCGGCGGGCCTGGATGCCGGCCCCGGGATCGTGCCCGAGGCGATGCGCGTCCATGGTTCGCTCGTCGGCCGCCTGCCGCTGTACGACCAGGGGTTGTGTGCCCCGCAGGACGAGGGTGCCATGCTCGTGGTCCATGCCCTCGCAGATGTGGCGGTGTCCGGCTCCACGGTCATTGACGCGTGCGCCGCGCCCGGTGGCAAGTCGCTGCACCTGGCGGCCCTGATGGCGAATCGCGGCCGCGTGCTGGCCGTGGACGTTCATCCGGGCAAGGCCCGGGCGCTGGCGCGACGGGCGGCCGCTTTCGGCGCGACCTGCGTCGAGGTTCACAACCTGGATGCGCATGAGATTGGAGTGCGGTGGCTCGAAGCGGCAGACGCCGTGCTGGTGGACGCGCCCTGCTCAGGGTTGGGCACCGTCCGGCGCCGCCCAGAGATCAAGTGGCGCCTTGATGAGCGGTCGCCGGCCCGATGCGCCGAGGTGCAGCAGGCAATCCTGCGCGGGGTATCCGGTGCGGTCCGGCCCGGCGGCACGCTCGTGTACAGCGTGTGCAGCAACGAGCCGGAGGAAGGCCCAGACGTGGTCAGGGGATTCCTCTCAGAGCACCCGTCGTTTGGGTTTGCCCCGTTCGCCGGCACCTTTCCCCGGTCGGCAGGCGGTTGCCTTGTAGACGGCGTGGAGGCAGGGGAGGTCCATCTCCTGCCCCACCTGCACGGCACCG